One Brassica napus cultivar Da-Ae chromosome C2, Da-Ae, whole genome shotgun sequence DNA window includes the following coding sequences:
- the LOC106381063 gene encoding mannose-6-phosphate isomerase 2 yields MGADAIQTNGGDPAKLTVVEGIKRLRCAVKNYEWGKLGHDSLVARLHEANSGNRVDPAVPHAELWMGTHESGPSHVVKEEELGSGHGGSECMVTLKSWVSDNPDVLGSRAVDKWGCDLPFLFKLLSVTKALSIQAHPNRALAEKLHREEPLLYRDANHKPEIALAITPFQALCGFVSLKELKEVIANVPEITELVGSKAADQIFTVNEKDGDESIKSVVRLIFTQLMSASNNETKRVISEMKMRLITETNHRELSEKEKLILELEKQYPGDVGVISAFFFNYVKLNPGEALYLDADEPHAYISGDCVECMAASDNVVRAGLTPKHRDVQTLCSMLTYKLGYPEILKGFPLTPYITRYLPPFDEFEVDHCDLPTGKSTIFPAIPGPSVYLVIEGTGKLQTGSSQLLVNRGDVLFVPAHNEIQVTGESDVIKLYRAGVSSRFFQTL; encoded by the exons ATGGGTGCAGACGCAATCCAAACGAACGGTGGTGATCCCGCCAAGTTAACCGTCGTAGAAGGGATCAAACGGTTGAGATGCGCCGTGAAGAACTACGAGTGGGGCAAACTCGGGCATGACTCACTGGTTGCGAGACTCCACGAGGCCAATTCAGGGAACCGTGTCGACCCGGCGGTTCCTCACGCCGAGTTGTGGATGGGTACTCACGAGTCAGGCCCGAGTCACGTTGTAAAGGAAGAGGAACTCGGGTCGGGTCATGGTGGGTCCGAATGCATGGTTACGTTGAAGTCGTGGGTTTCGGATAACCCGGATGTGCTCGGGTCTAGAGCCGTGGACAAATGGGGATGTGAtcttcctttcctcttcaag CTTTTGTCAGTGACAAAAGCGTTGTCGATTCAAGCACATCCAAACAGGGCATTAGCAGAGAAATTGCATAGAGAAGAGCCTCTTCTTTACAGAGATGCTAACCATAAGCCTGAGATCGCGCTGGCAATTACTCCTTTTCAAGCACTTTGTGGTTTCGTATCTCTTAAG GAACTAAAGGAAGTGATTGCCAATGTACCAGAGATCACAGAGCTCGTTGGAAGTAAAGCTGCAGATCAAATCTTCACCGTCAACGAAAAAGACGGAGACGAGAGTATAAAATCCGTTGTCCGTTTGATCTTCACACAGTTAATGTCTGCAAGTAACAATGAGACGAAACGAGTCATATCTGAGATGAAGATGCGTCTAATCACGGAGACAAACCACCGTGAGCTATCTGAGAAGGAGAAGTTAATTTTGGAACTAGAGAAACAGTATCCAGGTGACGTAGGCGTGATCTCAGCTTTCTTTTTTAACTACGTCAAGCTTAATCCCGGAGAGGCTTTGTATTTGGATGCGGACGAGCCACACGCTTACATCTCCGGCGACTGTGTCGAGTGTATGGCGGCTTCAGACAACGTTGTTAGAGCAGGTCTCACTCCTAAACACCGCGATGTCCAGACGCTATGCTCTATGCTTACCTATAAACTG GGCTACCCGGAGATTTTGAAAGGATTTCCTCTGACTCCATACATTACAAGATATCTTCCCCCATTTGATGAATTTGAAGTGGACCATTGTGATCTTCCTACAGGGAAATCGACGATTTTTCCGGCCATACCCGGGCCTTCGGTTTATCTGGTTATAGAAGGAACAGGGAAACTGCAAACCGGTTCATCTCAATTGTTGGTTAACCGAGGAGATGTTTTGTTTGTTCCGGCTCATAACGAGATTCAGGTAACAGGAGAAAGTGATGTGATAAAGCTTTACAGAGCTGGAGTCAGCAGCAGATTCTTCCAGACACTCTAG
- the LOC106379349 gene encoding ribulose bisphosphate carboxylase small subunit 1B, chloroplastic, which translates to MASVRLSSATMTSSLAHATMVAPFIGLKSSAAFPVTCKANTEITSITSNGGRINCMKVWPPVGKKKFETLSYLPGLTDVEIAKEIDYLIRNKWTPCIEFEVEHGFVYREHGNIPGYYDGRYWTMWKLPLFGCTDPAQVLKEVEECKQEYPNAFIRIIGFDNNRQAQCISFIAYKPPSFTDA; encoded by the exons ATGGCTTCCGTTAGGCTCTCTTCCGCTACAATGACCTCTTCTCTGGCTCATGCCACAATGGTCGCACCATTCATCGGACTTAAGTCCTCTGCTGCTTTCCCAGTGACATGTAAGGCCAACACCGAAATTACATCCATCACAAGCAACGGCGGAAGAATTAACTGCATGAAG GTGTGGCCTCctgttggcaagaagaagtttgaGACTCTCTCTTACCTTCCTGGCCTTACCGATGTCGAAATAGCCAAGGAAATTGACTACCTTATCCGCAACAAGTGGACTCCATGTATTGAATTCGAGGTGGAG CACGGTTTTGTATACCGTGAGCATGGAAACATCCCTGGATACTATGATGGACGATACTGGACAATGTGGAAGCTTCCTTTGTTCGGATGCACTGACCCAGCTCAGGTGTTGAAGGAAGTGGAAGAATGCAAACAGGAGTACCCCAATGCCTTCATTAGGATCATCGGATTCGACAACAATCGTCAAGCCCAGTGCATCAGTTTCATCGCCTACAAGCCGCCAAGCTTCACTGATGCTTAA
- the LOC106381060 gene encoding ribulose bisphosphate carboxylase small subunit 1A, chloroplastic, which translates to MASVMLSSATMTSSLAHSTMVAPFIGLKSSAAFPMTCKANTEITSITSNGGRVNCMKVWPPVGKKKFETLSYLPDLTDVEIAKEVDYLIRNKWTPCIEFELEHGFVYREHGNIPGYYDGRYWTMWKLPLFGCTDSTQVLKEVKKCKQEYPNAFIRIIGFDNNRQAQCISFIAYKPPSFTDA; encoded by the exons ATGGCTTCCGTTATGCTCTCTTCCGCTACAATGACCTCTTCTCTGGCTCATTCCACAATGGTCGCACCATTCATCGGACTTAAGTCCTCTGCTGCTTTCCCAATGACATGTAAGGCCAACACCGAAATTACTTCCATCACAAGCAATGGCGGAAGAGTTAATTGCATGAAG GTGTGGCCTCctgttggcaagaagaagtttgaGACTCTATCTTACCTTCCTGACCTTACCGATGTCGAAATAGCCAAGGAAGTTGACTACCTTATCCGCAACAAGTGGACTCCATGTATTGAATTCGAGTTGGAG CACGGTTTTGTATACCGTGAGCATGGAAACATCCCTGGATACTATGATGGACGATACTGGACAATGTGGAAGCTTCCTTTGTTCGGATGCACTGACTCAACTCAGGTGCTGAAGGAAGTGAAAAAATGCAAACAGGAGTACCCCAACGCCTTCATTAGGATCATCGGATTCGACAACAATCGTCAAGCCCAGTGCATCAGTTTCATCGCCTACAAGCCACCAAGCTTCACTGATGCTTAA
- the LOC106381062 gene encoding zinc finger BED domain-containing protein RICESLEEPER 2: MSLQKGQIVLVAPTNLQSLQKIDDCFPSPSSASSRIQSEMASSDTHQEENNNQPMEEDVSSDEDMETLGSNYKRNERDEEGIGSSGLGSRKKTRSFVWKHLTRLKDDYDRCKCRYCGKEMPCPSKSGTTNLRKHILGCKGFLAWKAAKASKGKGKQTELTPDEEGNLTLYKVSEDVFKEATDELIVLAELPLAFIESLAWRSFCLKVQLHTPVCRKTSTKQIVAMYASRKAKMKKVLGQNKQRLSLTTDIWVAPYTSASYMVITAHFVDASWKLQKMIIGFKNVDDHKGSTIAKVLIDCLAEWDIRRVFCITVDNATANTSAMKKFKEDFMSQGEDALVLNGEFLHIRCATHILNLIVKEGLAEIDDSVIAIRNAIQYVRSSTNRLKSFEFRVESGKMTRGSLPLDVKTRWNSTYLMLDQALKFRLAFEKMESEDKPYNDYFMEITDGKKRIGPPSKSDWEEVERLVHFLVIFYNSTLVLSASKSITSHKIYNEIVTITRNVCKISNAQGPDDSLRYKALSMMGKIRKYWNPFVEEDEAEKSKFKSCKMNKLIIVANVFDPRKKMNFVNLCFEMLYGKESIEYTLLSESVLDILKKLYDEYSLRGSGGSQSQGGSSSQTQDQDAGAAFESRDLGNGIGYERMDNLYEELIQEAGTHDSSNELELYLKEKVETTKPMVGTEYDVLSWWRRNSPKFPTLSRVAADILAVQVSSVASESAFSTSGRVLDTYRSCLTHFMVEVLVCTQQWLKSEKHMKEKGVPTIEQLLETVELEDDLMRANEPEFNVQELP; the protein is encoded by the exons ATGAGTCTACAAAAAGGGCAAATCGTGTTAGTTGCACCCACAAACCTTCAATCCTTACAGAAAATCGACGATTGTTtcccatctccatcatctgcatCATCGAGAATTCAATCGGAG ATGGCTTCTTCTGACACTCATCAAGAAGAAAACAACAATCAACCAATGGAAGAGGACGTTTCTTCTGATGAAGACATGGAAACACTGGGTAGCAACTACAAAAGGAACGAGAGAGATGAAGAGGGTATTGGTAGTTCTGGTTTAGGGTCAAGGAAAAAGACCAGGTCTTTTGTCTGGAAACATCTCACCAGACTGAAAGACGACTACGACAGATGCAAATGTCGCTACTGTGGGAAAGAGATGCCTTGTCCAAGTAAGTCCGGGACAACTAACCTCAGGAAGCATATACTTGGGTGTAAGGGATTCCTCGCATGGAAGGCTGCAAAAGCGTCGAAAGGGAAGGGTAAACAGACAGAGTTAACTCCTGATGAAGAAGGCAATCTGACTTTGTACAAGGTGTCTGAAGATGTTTTCAAAGAGGCGACAGATGAGTTGATTGTATTAGCCGAGTTGCCTTTGGCTTTTATTGAAAGCTTGGCGTGGAGAAGCTTCTGCTTAAAGGTTCAGCTCCATACACCGGTTTGTAGGAAGACATCAACAAAGCAAATTGTGGCCATGTATGCATCAAGGAAAGCGAAGATGAAGAAAGTTCTTGGACAGAACAAACAAAGGTTATCTCTGACGACAGACATCTGGGTTGCTCCGTACACTTCAGCAAGCTACATGGTGATCACTGCTCATTTCGTAGATGCGAGTTGGAAGCTTCAGAAGATGATAATAGGGTTCAAGAATGTTGATGATCACAAAGGGTCTACAATTGCCAAAGTTCTGATTGATTGTCTAGCTGAATGGGATATAAGAAGAGTCTTTTGCATCACGGTGGATAACGCAACGGCTAACACATCAGCTATGAAGAAGTTCAAGGAAGATTTTATGAGTCAGGGTGAAGATGCTCTAGTCTTGAATGGAGAATTCTTGCACATCAGGTGTGCGACACATATCTTGAATCTAATTGTCAAGGAAGGCTTAGCTGAAATCGATGATAGTGTTATTGCCATTCGGAATGCTATTCAGTACGTGAGGTCTTCAACAAATCGTCTCAAGTCCTTTGAATTTCGGGTTGAAAGTGGGAAGATGACTAGAGGAAGTCTGCCATTAGATGTGAAGACCAGATGGAACTCGACATATCTCATGTTAGACCAAGCTTTGAAGTTTCGCCTAGCATTTGAGAAGATGGAGTCTGAAGACAAACCGTACAATGACTATTTCATGGAGATCACAGATGGTAAAAAGAGGATTGGACCACCATCAAAATCAGATTGGGAAGAGGTTGAGAGGTTGGTACACTTTCTCGTGATCTTTTACAATTCTACTTTGGTACTCTCAGCTTCGAAATCCATCACTTCACACAAGATCTACAATGAGATTGTCACTATCACTAGGAATGTTTGTAAGATAAGCAACGCACAAGGTCCTGATGATTCATTAAGGTACAAGGCGTTGTCTATGATGGGGAAGATAAGGAAATACTGGAATCCGTTCgtggaagaagatgaagctgaGAAGAGCAAGTTTAAGAGCTGTAAAATGAACAAGCTCATCATAGTTGCAAATGTCTTTGAcccaagaaagaagatgaacttTGTTAATCTCTGCTTTGAGATGTTGTATGGTAAAGAAAGCATCGAGTATACTCTGCTTTCTGAATCAGTTTTGGATATCTTGAAGAAGCTTTATGATGAGTACAGTCTTCGAGGGTCAGGTGGGTCACAGTCACAAGGAGGATCATCTTCTCAGACCCAAGATCAAGATGCTGGTGCAGCTTTTGAGTCAAGAGATCTTGGTAATGGCATTGGATATGAAAGAATGGATAACCTCTACGAAGAGCTTATACAAGAAGCAGGTACACATGATTCTAGCAATGAGTTAGAATTGTATCTGAAAGAGAAAGTTGAGACCACAAAGcctatggttggaaccgagtaTGATGTTCTATCATGGTGGAGAAGAAACAGTCCGAAGTTCCCAACCTTGTCTCGAGTTGCTGCTGATATTCTAGCTGTCCAGGTATCATCTGTAGCATCAGAGAGTGCGTTTAGCACTAGTGGGAGAGTCCTAGACACATATAGGAGCTGCTTGACACATTTTATGGTTGAGGTGTTGGTTTGCACACAGCAGTGGTTGAAATCAGAGAAGCATATGAAGGAGAAAGGCGTTCCTACTATCGAGCAACTACTTGAAACTGTGGAGTTAGAAGATGATCTCATGAGAG CCAATGAACCTGAATTCAACGTCCAAGAATTGCCATAG